The Oceanivirga salmonicida DNA segment ATTTATAATAGCACATACTGTAAAGGGAAAAGGTATAAGTTATATGGAGAATAATCCAAAATGGCATAGTAGTGCCATAAATGAAGAAGAATATAAAATAGCAACAAAAGAAATTGAAGGAGGAATGTAATATGAGTTATGAATTTATTTCTCCAAGAGATCATATAGGAGATATTTTAAATGGCTTTGCTAAAGAAAATGATAAAATAGTTGTAATTGATAGTGATTTAGCAACATCTGTAACTACCCATAAATTTCAAAAAGAATATCCAAATAGATTTTTTGAAATGGGAATAGCTGAACAAAATTCTATGAGTATAGCAGCGGGGCTAGCAACAGAAGGATTAATACCATTTTATGTTAATTTTTCAATATTTTGTACCGGAACAGTTTGGACTCAATTAAGACAGGTTTGTTATGCTAATTTAAATGTGAAAATAATTGGAACACATCCTGGTATGGATAATGGTCCTGATGGAGCAACTCATCATGCTTTAGAAGATATTGCTTTATCAAGAGCATTACCTAATTTAAGAGTTTTAAGTCCAGTAGATTTGGAAGATTTAAAATCGTGTATAAAATTAGCATTAGAAATAAAAGGACCAGTATATATTCGTGTTGCGAGAGATTTAGTTCCTATAATACATGA contains these protein-coding regions:
- a CDS encoding transketolase family protein; the encoded protein is MSYEFISPRDHIGDILNGFAKENDKIVVIDSDLATSVTTHKFQKEYPNRFFEMGIAEQNSMSIAAGLATEGLIPFYVNFSIFCTGTVWTQLRQVCYANLNVKIIGTHPGMDNGPDGATHHALEDIALSRALPNLRVLSPVDLEDLKSCIKLALEIKGPVYIRVARDLVPIIHEKENKNYETIEVLADDGNDYAIVFEGTAAKQAILGYEMLKMEGYKNKLISLRIIKPLDVEGLKRELSGVKGILTVENHTINGGIGSAIAEIIAENNMKIKLKRIAVLDTFTESGKTSEVKEKYGISENNIKETIINFN